A part of Aegilops tauschii subsp. strangulata cultivar AL8/78 chromosome 2, Aet v6.0, whole genome shotgun sequence genomic DNA contains:
- the LOC109768635 gene encoding DNA-directed RNA polymerases IV and V subunit 2 isoform X2: protein MEDPQSDSGQSANGAEPELDSMQLDDNEESMSHTVDDSNGQSSMDVDREQLSIDADMNGKPSSDGDGKGKYSSESHAEVPIDMSLGSLEKFCKEASRSFFDEFGLISHQINSYNEFVSHGLQELFDSLGEVTVEPSYDLSKKGPGGWKHAVIRFGRVKLEKPVFWSGRDDVDEESLKLKPRHARLQNMTYSSKMEVEVHIQIYSMEKSDKSKTEKDPFGHKRVLMDETHVVNIGRLPVMVNSNLCWLRELRESDCLYDSGGYFLIRGMEKIFIAQEQRCLTRIWIADRPVWTVSYLSEIKRRRIYVKLIDSTKNNDFSGSKIISISFLYANLPIWLMFFALGVSSDKEAFDMIDMGDCDASVINAISATISESDELCEGFRKSDKARQCVDDKVKSSKFPPGESFDDYIAKYLFPGIKGNRNKALFLGYMVKCLLMAFTGKRRCDNKDDFRNKRLELPGQLLGRELRAHLRHAERLMVKAMQRDLNSDRDLEFPMRYLDASIITNGINRAFATGSWCHPYRRNERCSGIVATLRRTNPLQMMSDLRKSRQQVAYAGKAGDARYPNPSYWGKMCFMSTPDGENCGLVKNLAVTAIVSSRVAQPLIDRFVSCGMNKLDEIPAKKIPQMDKIFLNGDWVGSCADPASFVMRLRCMRRGGLIDPQVEIKRDKHQSPGEVRVFSDAGRLLRPLLVVENLNKITKRKGSPYSFQALMQQEIIEFIGVEEEEDIQCAWGIRHLFQSSGEEVSGYTHCELDLSFLLGLSCGLIPFANHNFARRVLYQAEKHSQQAIGYSTTNPLTRVDTLSHQLYYPQRPLFKTVSADCIGRSDYTFGRKDDFARPEYFNGQNAIVAVNIHQGFNQEDSLVMNRASLERGMFRTELMRSYKAEVETKGPSKRLKMKEKVNFGKMESKRGRVDNLDDDGLPFVGSSLQIGDIIIGKVSESGEDHSIKLKHTEKGMVQRVLLSANDEGKHFAVVSLRQVRSPCVGDKFSSMHGQKGVVGFLESQENFPFTCQGIVPDIVINPHAFPTRQTPGQLLEAALGKGIALGGKIRYATPFTTATVEVISEQLHKLGFSRGGAESVLNGQTGKRMQQLIFAGPNFYQRLIHMAEDKVKFRNTGPVHPLTRQPVADRKRFGGVKFGEMERDCLLAHGAAANLHERLFTLSDFSEMRICQTCERGANVIMRPVSGGRKIRGPYCGFCKSSENIVKIAVPYGAKLLYQELFSMGICLKFQTEVICLSIYGDLWTCSWLRSSVVMDMCSGYVKLLVTMAFA, encoded by the exons ATGGAAGATCCACAAAGCGATAGTGGGCAATCAGCAAACGGCGCTGAGCCTGAGCTGGACTCTATGCAATTGGATGACAATGAAGAGAGCATGTCCCATACCGTGGATGATTCAAATGGACAGTCTTCTATGGATGTTGACAGAGAACAGCTTTCTATTGATGCTGATATGAATGGGAAACCATCCTCGGATGGTGATGGTAAGGGAAAGTACTCTTCTGAGTCACATGCAGAAGTTCCAATTGACATGAGCCTGGGAAGCCTAGAGAAGTTTTGCAAGGAAGCATCAAGGTCATTTTTTGATGAGTTTGGTCTGATTAGCCATCAGATAAATTCTTACAATGAGTTTGTCTCACATGGGCTCCAAGAGCTTTTTGATTCACTTGGAGAAGTGACTGTCGAGCCAAGTTATGATTTGTCAAAGAAAGGGCCCGGTGGTTGGAAGCATGCTGTTATCAGGTTTGGTAGAGTGAAACTGGAAAAGCCTGTATTTTGGTCTGGCAGAGATGATGTTGATGAGGAGTCACTTAAGCTCAAGCCTAGACATGCTCGCCTCCAAAATATGACATATTCCTCCAAAATGGAAGTAGAAGTGCATATTCAG ATTTATTCTATGGAGAAAAGTGACAAGTCTAAAACAGAGAAAGATCCTTTTGGTCACAAGAGAGTTCTTATGGATGAAACTCATGTGGTGAATATTGGCCGCCTTCCAGTTATGGTTAATTCAAATTTATGCTGGTTGCGTGAACTCAGGGAAAGTGACTGCCTTTATGATTCTGGTGGATACTTTTTGATCAGGGGAATGGAGAAG ATATTTATTGCCCAAGAGCAAAGATGCTTGACTAGGATTTGGATTGCTGACCGGCCTGTCTGGACTGTTTCTTATTTGTCTGAAATCAAACGAAGACGCATATATGTGAAGCTGATTGATTCTACAAAGAATAATGATTTCAGTGGCAGCAAAATCATTTCCATTTCCTTCTTGTATGCCAATCTGCCGATTTGGCTAATGTTTTTTGCGCTAGGCGTATCATCTGATAAGGAAGCatttgatatgatagatatgggAGACTGTGATGCTTCTGTTATCAACGCGATATCTGCAACTATTAGTGAATCTGACGAACTGTGTGAAGGCTTTCGTAAGTCTGATAAAGCCCGACAGTGTGTTGATGATAAGGTCAAGAGTTCAAAATTTCCTCCAGGAGAGTCATTTGATGATTATATCGCTAAATATCTCTTTCCTGGTATAAAGGGGAATAGGAATAAAGCTCTTTTCTTAGGTTACATGGTCAAATGCCTTCTAATGGCCTTTACTGGGAAGCGCAGATGTGATAATAAGGATGATTTCAGGAACAAGAGGCTGGAGTTACCTGGTCAACTGCTTGGAAGAGAACTTCGGGCGCATCTTAGGCATGCAGAGAGGCTCATGGTTAAGGCCATGCAGAGAGATTTGAATAGTGACCGTGATCTAGAATTTCCAATGCGCTATCTTGATGCTTCAATTATTACTAATGGTATAAATCGTGCCTTCGCTACTGGTTCTTGGTGCCATCCCTACAGAAGAAATGAAAGATGCTCAGGAATTGTTGCAACGCTCAGGAGAACAAATCCTCTTCAAATGATGTCAGACTTGAGGAAAAGTCGCCAGCAGGTTGCTTATGCTGGGAAAGCTGGTGATGCAAGATATCC CAATCCATCTTACTGGGGAAAGATGTGTTTTATGTCCACTCCTGATGGTGAAAACTGTGGACTTGTGAAAAATCTAGCTGTTACTGCTATTGTTAGCTCTAGAGTGGCACAGCCATTGATTGACAGATTTGTTTCTTGTGGAATGAATAAACTGGATGAAATTCCTGCTAAGAAGATTCCCCAAATGGACAAGATCTTCCTGAATGGTGATTGGGTAGGATCCTGTGCTGATCCAGCTTCATTTGTCATGCGTTTAAGGTGCATGAGACGCGGTGGTCTGATCGATCCACAG GTTGAAATCAAAAGGGACAAGCACCAATCTCCCGGAGAAGTACGGGTGTTTTCTGATGCAGGGCGATTACTCAGGCCTCTTCTTGTGGTTGAGAACCTAAATAAAATTACAAAACGGAAGGGCTCTCCGTACTCTTTTCAGGCACTAATGCAGCAAGAAATTATTGAGTTCATTGGTGTTGAAGAGGAGGAAGATATACAATGTGCCTGGGGAATCAGGCACCTATTTCAGAGTAGTGGAGAGGAGGTTTCTGGTTATACTCACTGTGAGCTGGATCTTTCTTTTCTGTTGGGATTAAGCTGTGGTCTTATCCCTTTTGCAAATCATAATTTTGCTCGAAGGGTGCTGTACCAAGCAGAAAAGCACTCACAGCAAGCTATTGGATACTCCACAACAAATCCACTTACCAGAGTTGATACTCTTTCTCATCAGCTTTACTACCCTCAGAGACCCCTTTTCAAAACAGTTTCAGCTGATTGCATCGGCAGATCAGATTATACTTTTGGAAGAAAAGATGACTTTGCTAGGCCTGAATATTTCAATGGACAAAATGCGATAGTGGCAGTCAATATTCATCAGGGATTTAACCAAGAGGACTCCCTGGTTATGAATAGAGCTTCTCTTGAACGTGGTATGTTTAGAACTGAGCTCATGCGGAGCTATAAGGCAGAAGTAGAGACCAAAGGGCCCAGCAAACGACTGAAAATGAAGGAGAAAGTAAACTTCGGCAAAATGGAAAGCAAGAGAGGACGAGTTGACAATCTTGATGATGATGGATTACCTTttgtgggttcaagtcttcagaTTGGTGACATTATAATTGGGAAAGTGTCAGAATCTGGTGAGGACCATAGTATTAAGCTGAAGCATACAGAGAAGGGAATGGTCCAGAGAGTGTTGCTCTCAGCCAATGATGAGGGGAAGCATTTTGCTGTTGTATCTTTAAGACAG GTTCGATCACCTTGTGTTGGAGATAAATTTTCTAGCATGCATGGACAGAAAGGTGTTGTTGGTTTTCTGGAATCTCAGGAGAACTTCCCTTTTACCTGCCAAGGAATAGTTCCGGACATCGTGATAAATCCACACGCCTTTCCTACCCGTCAAACTCCAGGCCAGCTGCTTGAAGCTGCTTTGGGAAAGGGAATCGCTCTTGGTGGTAAAATCAGATATGCAACACCATTCACCACAGCAACAGTTGAAGTGATCTCGGAACAGTTGCACAA GCTTGGGTTTTCAAGAGGGGGAGCTGAAAGCGTTCTCAACGGCCAAACCGGCAAAAGGATGCAGCAACTGATCTTCGCAGGCCCCAACTTCTACCAGAGGCTGATCCACATGGCCGAGGACAAGGTGAAGTTCCGCAACACGGGGCCGGTGCACCCGCTCACGAGGCAGCCCGTCGCTGACAGGAAGAGGTTCGGCGGGGTCAAGTTCGGGGAGATGGAGCGCGACTGCCTGCTGGCCCATGGCGCGGCCGCCAACCTCCACGAGCGGCTCTTCACGCTGAGCGACTTCTCGGAGATGCGCATCTGCCAGACGTGCGAGCGGGGGGCGAACGTCATCATGCGGCCCGTCTCGGGCGGGCGGAAGATCCGGGGCCCCTACTGCGGGTTCTGCAAGTCCTCGGAGAACATTGTCAAGATCGCCGTCCCCTACGGCGCCAAGCTGCTCTACCAGGAGCTCTTCAGCATGGGCATCTGCCTCAAGTTCCAGACCGAG GTTATCTGTCTATCTATCTATGGTGACTTATGGACATGTAGCTGGTTAAGGTCCTCCGTGGTTATGGACATGTGTAGTGGCTATGTGAAACTCCTTGTGACGATGGCGTTTGCGTAG
- the LOC109768635 gene encoding DNA-directed RNA polymerases IV and V subunit 2 isoform X1 gives MEDPQSDSGQSANGAEPELDSMQLDDNEESMSHTVDDSNGQSSMDVDREQLSIDADMNGKPSSDGDGKGKYSSESHAEVPIDMSLGSLEKFCKEASRSFFDEFGLISHQINSYNEFVSHGLQELFDSLGEVTVEPSYDLSKKGPGGWKHAVIRFGRVKLEKPVFWSGRDDVDEESLKLKPRHARLQNMTYSSKMEVEVHIQIYSMEKSDKSKTEKDPFGHKRVLMDETHVVNIGRLPVMVNSNLCWLRELRESDCLYDSGGYFLIRGMEKIFIAQEQRCLTRIWIADRPVWTVSYLSEIKRRRIYVKLIDSTKNNDFSGSKIISISFLYANLPIWLMFFALGVSSDKEAFDMIDMGDCDASVINAISATISESDELCEGFRKSDKARQCVDDKVKSSKFPPGESFDDYIAKYLFPGIKGNRNKALFLGYMVKCLLMAFTGKRRCDNKDDFRNKRLELPGQLLGRELRAHLRHAERLMVKAMQRDLNSDRDLEFPMRYLDASIITNGINRAFATGSWCHPYRRNERCSGIVATLRRTNPLQMMSDLRKSRQQVAYAGKAGDARYPNPSYWGKMCFMSTPDGENCGLVKNLAVTAIVSSRVAQPLIDRFVSCGMNKLDEIPAKKIPQMDKIFLNGDWVGSCADPASFVMRLRCMRRGGLIDPQVEIKRDKHQSPGEVRVFSDAGRLLRPLLVVENLNKITKRKGSPYSFQALMQQEIIEFIGVEEEEDIQCAWGIRHLFQSSGEEVSGYTHCELDLSFLLGLSCGLIPFANHNFARRVLYQAEKHSQQAIGYSTTNPLTRVDTLSHQLYYPQRPLFKTVSADCIGRSDYTFGRKDDFARPEYFNGQNAIVAVNIHQGFNQEDSLVMNRASLERGMFRTELMRSYKAEVETKGPSKRLKMKEKVNFGKMESKRGRVDNLDDDGLPFVGSSLQIGDIIIGKVSESGEDHSIKLKHTEKGMVQRVLLSANDEGKHFAVVSLRQVRSPCVGDKFSSMHGQKGVVGFLESQENFPFTCQGIVPDIVINPHAFPTRQTPGQLLEAALGKGIALGGKIRYATPFTTATVEVISEQLHKLGFSRGGAESVLNGQTGKRMQQLIFAGPNFYQRLIHMAEDKVKFRNTGPVHPLTRQPVADRKRFGGVKFGEMERDCLLAHGAAANLHERLFTLSDFSEMRICQTCERGANVIMRPVSGGRKIRGPYCGFCKSSENIVKIAVPYGAKLLYQELFSMGICLKFQTEVC, from the exons ATGGAAGATCCACAAAGCGATAGTGGGCAATCAGCAAACGGCGCTGAGCCTGAGCTGGACTCTATGCAATTGGATGACAATGAAGAGAGCATGTCCCATACCGTGGATGATTCAAATGGACAGTCTTCTATGGATGTTGACAGAGAACAGCTTTCTATTGATGCTGATATGAATGGGAAACCATCCTCGGATGGTGATGGTAAGGGAAAGTACTCTTCTGAGTCACATGCAGAAGTTCCAATTGACATGAGCCTGGGAAGCCTAGAGAAGTTTTGCAAGGAAGCATCAAGGTCATTTTTTGATGAGTTTGGTCTGATTAGCCATCAGATAAATTCTTACAATGAGTTTGTCTCACATGGGCTCCAAGAGCTTTTTGATTCACTTGGAGAAGTGACTGTCGAGCCAAGTTATGATTTGTCAAAGAAAGGGCCCGGTGGTTGGAAGCATGCTGTTATCAGGTTTGGTAGAGTGAAACTGGAAAAGCCTGTATTTTGGTCTGGCAGAGATGATGTTGATGAGGAGTCACTTAAGCTCAAGCCTAGACATGCTCGCCTCCAAAATATGACATATTCCTCCAAAATGGAAGTAGAAGTGCATATTCAG ATTTATTCTATGGAGAAAAGTGACAAGTCTAAAACAGAGAAAGATCCTTTTGGTCACAAGAGAGTTCTTATGGATGAAACTCATGTGGTGAATATTGGCCGCCTTCCAGTTATGGTTAATTCAAATTTATGCTGGTTGCGTGAACTCAGGGAAAGTGACTGCCTTTATGATTCTGGTGGATACTTTTTGATCAGGGGAATGGAGAAG ATATTTATTGCCCAAGAGCAAAGATGCTTGACTAGGATTTGGATTGCTGACCGGCCTGTCTGGACTGTTTCTTATTTGTCTGAAATCAAACGAAGACGCATATATGTGAAGCTGATTGATTCTACAAAGAATAATGATTTCAGTGGCAGCAAAATCATTTCCATTTCCTTCTTGTATGCCAATCTGCCGATTTGGCTAATGTTTTTTGCGCTAGGCGTATCATCTGATAAGGAAGCatttgatatgatagatatgggAGACTGTGATGCTTCTGTTATCAACGCGATATCTGCAACTATTAGTGAATCTGACGAACTGTGTGAAGGCTTTCGTAAGTCTGATAAAGCCCGACAGTGTGTTGATGATAAGGTCAAGAGTTCAAAATTTCCTCCAGGAGAGTCATTTGATGATTATATCGCTAAATATCTCTTTCCTGGTATAAAGGGGAATAGGAATAAAGCTCTTTTCTTAGGTTACATGGTCAAATGCCTTCTAATGGCCTTTACTGGGAAGCGCAGATGTGATAATAAGGATGATTTCAGGAACAAGAGGCTGGAGTTACCTGGTCAACTGCTTGGAAGAGAACTTCGGGCGCATCTTAGGCATGCAGAGAGGCTCATGGTTAAGGCCATGCAGAGAGATTTGAATAGTGACCGTGATCTAGAATTTCCAATGCGCTATCTTGATGCTTCAATTATTACTAATGGTATAAATCGTGCCTTCGCTACTGGTTCTTGGTGCCATCCCTACAGAAGAAATGAAAGATGCTCAGGAATTGTTGCAACGCTCAGGAGAACAAATCCTCTTCAAATGATGTCAGACTTGAGGAAAAGTCGCCAGCAGGTTGCTTATGCTGGGAAAGCTGGTGATGCAAGATATCC CAATCCATCTTACTGGGGAAAGATGTGTTTTATGTCCACTCCTGATGGTGAAAACTGTGGACTTGTGAAAAATCTAGCTGTTACTGCTATTGTTAGCTCTAGAGTGGCACAGCCATTGATTGACAGATTTGTTTCTTGTGGAATGAATAAACTGGATGAAATTCCTGCTAAGAAGATTCCCCAAATGGACAAGATCTTCCTGAATGGTGATTGGGTAGGATCCTGTGCTGATCCAGCTTCATTTGTCATGCGTTTAAGGTGCATGAGACGCGGTGGTCTGATCGATCCACAG GTTGAAATCAAAAGGGACAAGCACCAATCTCCCGGAGAAGTACGGGTGTTTTCTGATGCAGGGCGATTACTCAGGCCTCTTCTTGTGGTTGAGAACCTAAATAAAATTACAAAACGGAAGGGCTCTCCGTACTCTTTTCAGGCACTAATGCAGCAAGAAATTATTGAGTTCATTGGTGTTGAAGAGGAGGAAGATATACAATGTGCCTGGGGAATCAGGCACCTATTTCAGAGTAGTGGAGAGGAGGTTTCTGGTTATACTCACTGTGAGCTGGATCTTTCTTTTCTGTTGGGATTAAGCTGTGGTCTTATCCCTTTTGCAAATCATAATTTTGCTCGAAGGGTGCTGTACCAAGCAGAAAAGCACTCACAGCAAGCTATTGGATACTCCACAACAAATCCACTTACCAGAGTTGATACTCTTTCTCATCAGCTTTACTACCCTCAGAGACCCCTTTTCAAAACAGTTTCAGCTGATTGCATCGGCAGATCAGATTATACTTTTGGAAGAAAAGATGACTTTGCTAGGCCTGAATATTTCAATGGACAAAATGCGATAGTGGCAGTCAATATTCATCAGGGATTTAACCAAGAGGACTCCCTGGTTATGAATAGAGCTTCTCTTGAACGTGGTATGTTTAGAACTGAGCTCATGCGGAGCTATAAGGCAGAAGTAGAGACCAAAGGGCCCAGCAAACGACTGAAAATGAAGGAGAAAGTAAACTTCGGCAAAATGGAAAGCAAGAGAGGACGAGTTGACAATCTTGATGATGATGGATTACCTTttgtgggttcaagtcttcagaTTGGTGACATTATAATTGGGAAAGTGTCAGAATCTGGTGAGGACCATAGTATTAAGCTGAAGCATACAGAGAAGGGAATGGTCCAGAGAGTGTTGCTCTCAGCCAATGATGAGGGGAAGCATTTTGCTGTTGTATCTTTAAGACAG GTTCGATCACCTTGTGTTGGAGATAAATTTTCTAGCATGCATGGACAGAAAGGTGTTGTTGGTTTTCTGGAATCTCAGGAGAACTTCCCTTTTACCTGCCAAGGAATAGTTCCGGACATCGTGATAAATCCACACGCCTTTCCTACCCGTCAAACTCCAGGCCAGCTGCTTGAAGCTGCTTTGGGAAAGGGAATCGCTCTTGGTGGTAAAATCAGATATGCAACACCATTCACCACAGCAACAGTTGAAGTGATCTCGGAACAGTTGCACAA GCTTGGGTTTTCAAGAGGGGGAGCTGAAAGCGTTCTCAACGGCCAAACCGGCAAAAGGATGCAGCAACTGATCTTCGCAGGCCCCAACTTCTACCAGAGGCTGATCCACATGGCCGAGGACAAGGTGAAGTTCCGCAACACGGGGCCGGTGCACCCGCTCACGAGGCAGCCCGTCGCTGACAGGAAGAGGTTCGGCGGGGTCAAGTTCGGGGAGATGGAGCGCGACTGCCTGCTGGCCCATGGCGCGGCCGCCAACCTCCACGAGCGGCTCTTCACGCTGAGCGACTTCTCGGAGATGCGCATCTGCCAGACGTGCGAGCGGGGGGCGAACGTCATCATGCGGCCCGTCTCGGGCGGGCGGAAGATCCGGGGCCCCTACTGCGGGTTCTGCAAGTCCTCGGAGAACATTGTCAAGATCGCCGTCCCCTACGGCGCCAAGCTGCTCTACCAGGAGCTCTTCAGCATGGGCATCTGCCTCAAGTTCCAGACCGAGGTCTGCTAG